A genomic region of Corticium candelabrum chromosome 6, ooCorCand1.1, whole genome shotgun sequence contains the following coding sequences:
- the LOC134180982 gene encoding serine/threonine-protein phosphatase 6 regulatory ankyrin repeat subunit C-like isoform X1 has translation MSFSSFFSGSDESSSQSTFRPTATSSTAASTSTSSVAVSQPSNASLPQLTSISIELINAAERGDIGAVRRCLRENADPNALAGEMRRSSMHRSSAYGHVDVVRLLLDAGGRTDLKSLPGRTPMHEACVCGHVEVVELLAVNSDVIDLADRERRTPAHVAAFHGEAQCLDSLCKHGADASLEDRHGCTPAHLAAQNDHAVALQCVMDRGFDADSRDRQGRTPAHYAAKGGSMECLRLMVRTVVDVTCGDALGLQPVHVAASSDKLEGMKYLLEHGGNVGSVDKQGRTVLHMAAHGGGQECLHWLLQSGADPNVRDSSGATPAHLAAANGHIQCVNCLIHHGATPSILNSRGDDVLATAKRHRHPVAVSRAINNEVKCALCEKQRKRRIREIANRPTSIESNINHSQSTIFKAFALDKEAGGQARRSVDGLRKKTGKKEDATRLPRREMAAKYFGEQFSDFV, from the exons ATGTCATTCTCAAGTTTCTTTAGTGGATCGGATGAGTCATCTTCCCAGTCAACGTTTCGCCCCACGGCTACGTCTTCTACAGCcgcgtcgacgtcgacgtcgtcCGTCGCGGTATCTCAACCATCTAACGCCTCTCTACCTCAACTCACTTCAATCTCAATCGAACTGATCAATGCAGCAGAGAGAGGCGACATTGGCGCCGTGCGTCGATGCCTGAGGGAGAACGCAGACCCGAACGCGTTGGCTGGCGAGATGAGACGAAGCAGCATGCATCGCAGCAGTGCATATGGACATGTCGATGTCGTGCGGCTCTTACTCGATGCAGGAGGAAGGACGGATCTTAAGTCATTGCCTGGTCGGACTCCAATGCATGAggcttgtgtgtgtgggcacgTGGAGGTTGTCGAGCTCCTCGCCGTGAATTCGGACGTCATCGACCTTGCAGATCGAGAACGACGGACGCCTGCTCACGTGGCTGCGTTTCACGGCGAAGCTCAATGTCTGGACAGTCTGTGCAAGCATGGAGCGGATGCCTCACTTGAAGACAGGCATGGCTGCACGCCTGCGCATCTCGCCGCTCAGAATGATCATGCGGTCGCTCTACAGTGTGTTATGGATCGAGGATTCGATGCTGATTCGAGAGATCGACAAGGCAGGACGCCGGCGCATTATGCGGCTAAAGGAGGGAGTATGGAGTGTTTGAGATTGATGGTGAGGACGGTTGTGGATGTGACGTGTGGTGATGCGTTGGGGCTGCAGCCAGTGCACGTGGCTGCGTCGAGTGATAAGTTGGAGGGCATGAAGTATTTACTCGAGCATGGAGGAAATGTGGGGAGTGTTGACAAACAGGGAAGGACAGTGCTACATATG GCTGCTCATGGAGGTGGACAAGAATGCCTTCATTGGCTTCTACAGTCTGGAGCCGATCCAAATGTCAGAGACT CCTCCGGAGCAACCCCTGCTCACCTCGCTGCAGCAAACGGTCACATCCAGTGCGTCAACTGTCTCATCCACCACGGTGCCACGCCCTCCATACTCAACTCACGAGGAGACGACGTTCTCGCGACCGCCAAACGCCACCGACACCCAGTCGCCGTCAGCAGAGCAATAAACAACGAAGTGAAATGCGCGCTCTGCGAAAAACAGAGAAAACGAAGAATCCGGGAAATAGCCAACAGACCGACTTCAATTGAGTCAAATATAAATCACTCACAGTCGACAATATTCAAGGCATTTGCGCTTGACAAGGAGGCTGGTGGACAGGCGAGACGTAGCGTCGACGGCTTGCGGAAGAAAACCGGAAAGAAAGAGGATGCGACTCGATTGCCGAGACGAGAAATGGCGGCGAAATATTTCGGAGAACAATTTAGTGATTTTGTGTAA
- the LOC134180982 gene encoding serine/threonine-protein phosphatase 6 regulatory ankyrin repeat subunit C-like isoform X2 produces MSFSSFFSGSDESSSQSTFRPTATSSTAASTSTSSVAVSQPSNASLPQLTSISIELINAAERGDIGAVRRCLRENADPNALAGEMRRSSMHRSSAYGHVDVVRLLLDAGGRTDLKSLPGRTPMHEACVCGHVEVVELLAVNSDVIDLADRERRTPAHVAAFHGEAQCLDSLCKHGADASLEDRHGCTPAHLAAQNDHAVALQCVMDRGFDADSRDRQGRTPAHYAAKGGSMECLRLMVRTVVDVTCGDALGLQPVHVAASSDKLEGMKYLLEHGGNVGSVDKQGRTVLHMAAHGGGQECLHWLLQSGADPNVRDCTSNKTLRSNPCSPRCSKRSHPVRQLSHPPRCHALHTQLTRRRRSRDRQTPPTPSRRQQSNKQRSEMRALRKTEKTKNPGNSQQTDFN; encoded by the exons ATGTCATTCTCAAGTTTCTTTAGTGGATCGGATGAGTCATCTTCCCAGTCAACGTTTCGCCCCACGGCTACGTCTTCTACAGCcgcgtcgacgtcgacgtcgtcCGTCGCGGTATCTCAACCATCTAACGCCTCTCTACCTCAACTCACTTCAATCTCAATCGAACTGATCAATGCAGCAGAGAGAGGCGACATTGGCGCCGTGCGTCGATGCCTGAGGGAGAACGCAGACCCGAACGCGTTGGCTGGCGAGATGAGACGAAGCAGCATGCATCGCAGCAGTGCATATGGACATGTCGATGTCGTGCGGCTCTTACTCGATGCAGGAGGAAGGACGGATCTTAAGTCATTGCCTGGTCGGACTCCAATGCATGAggcttgtgtgtgtgggcacgTGGAGGTTGTCGAGCTCCTCGCCGTGAATTCGGACGTCATCGACCTTGCAGATCGAGAACGACGGACGCCTGCTCACGTGGCTGCGTTTCACGGCGAAGCTCAATGTCTGGACAGTCTGTGCAAGCATGGAGCGGATGCCTCACTTGAAGACAGGCATGGCTGCACGCCTGCGCATCTCGCCGCTCAGAATGATCATGCGGTCGCTCTACAGTGTGTTATGGATCGAGGATTCGATGCTGATTCGAGAGATCGACAAGGCAGGACGCCGGCGCATTATGCGGCTAAAGGAGGGAGTATGGAGTGTTTGAGATTGATGGTGAGGACGGTTGTGGATGTGACGTGTGGTGATGCGTTGGGGCTGCAGCCAGTGCACGTGGCTGCGTCGAGTGATAAGTTGGAGGGCATGAAGTATTTACTCGAGCATGGAGGAAATGTGGGGAGTGTTGACAAACAGGGAAGGACAGTGCTACATATG GCTGCTCATGGAGGTGGACAAGAATGCCTTCATTGGCTTCTACAGTCTGGAGCCGATCCAAATGTCAGAGACTGTACGTCTAATAAAAC CCTCCGGAGCAACCCCTGCTCACCTCGCTGCAGCAAACGGTCACATCCAGTGCGTCAACTGTCTCATCCACCACGGTGCCACGCCCTCCATACTCAACTCACGAGGAGACGACGTTCTCGCGACCGCCAAACGCCACCGACACCCAGTCGCCGTCAGCAGAGCAATAAACAACGAAGTGAAATGCGCGCTCTGCGAAAAACAGAGAAAACGAAGAATCCGGGAAATAGCCAACAGACCGACTTCAATTGA